The Rosa rugosa chromosome 3, drRosRugo1.1, whole genome shotgun sequence sequence GATCATCAAATTAAAACTAACAATACGGGGAAGCACCACCAATCTGATCATTCATTACATCAATAACTCGTGCAGTTCTTCGAATAGCTAGCTAGTTGGTAAACAATTAAAAAGGTAATGGGAGCTCAGCAATCAACCAAAGGAAGCATTAACTGGATATTTGATACAAACATGCTTCTTTTTTGGGGGGCCATCTAACAAATACAGAAAGAGAAGGACCTGGCCACACAGAAAATTTCTTCTCAATATCAATGTGCAAATGCCACTGACTATATTTACATTCCAATTCTCATGTATTACAACACAAACACATACATTGACCTGCAGACAAACAATAAGATATAACAGAACAAAACAATgcagaaataattttttttttttaaaaaaaaagcaatTATCAAATTAAACACTTCAGCATGTACATATGAACAAAACACCAAATATCATGGCTTCCCTTCAATTCTCGAATATGTAACCGCGACGCACGCATCAACGAAATCCTCATCAATAAAATCAGTGGAGAAGACCTGCAACCTATCTGCACAACCTCTAGAGAAGCACTGAGTTATAAACAGCCTTGCATATCCATGAATCCGCCTTGTCACAGGCTTCACACACAAGATAGGGTTATCAGCCTGGGGTGTCACAGTGTTCTCCACCCTGTAAAAGTACTTCCTTGATGTAACCGGTGGCTGCTCACTCAAATTCTTCAGATTGCTCTCGAATTTCGTGGATGGCAAATCTGTGTCGATCCAATTATCCTTCAAGTGCCCGGAGTTCCATAATGGACTCCCTGCCTTGGCCTGAGGAGACTTCCTAGGCTTCCACACGCATATGATCCTCTTCGGCAGCAACTCCGAAATAGTTTTGTTGAATACATTGTCGTCCTGGTGGATCAAAAGCTCTCCAAACTGTTCCACCAAATACTTGTCAAAGTCAGGAGGGTCTTCATGTCCAAACTCAGTTCGGATTTCAAGGATGATGATCTCCTTCTCAGTTTCAGATAAGAACTTCTTGACGTCATTGATCACAACATCAAGGCTGTAAGTGGTGAGAACTCCATGACAGACTCGGCGATCCTCCTGAACACGAATGTCAAGAAGTCTGGTGCCTTTGACTAGCTGGTTGTAGATGGAGAGCTTTTGGCATTGTGCAAAAGGTCTAGTGATGCAGGGGACTCCAATCTTGTTGG is a genomic window containing:
- the LOC133736479 gene encoding uncharacterized protein LOC133736479 — protein: MGTQFSKQVQRRKAISTEKKTLCDLYKTCGEDFPDCSYKPADRKNWMAGINPEKVHINKIVWPGTHDSATNKIGVPCITRPFAQCQKLSIYNQLVKGTRLLDIRVQEDRRVCHGVLTTYSLDVVINDVKKFLSETEKEIIILEIRTEFGHEDPPDFDKYLVEQFGELLIHQDDNVFNKTISELLPKRIICVWKPRKSPQAKAGSPLWNSGHLKDNWIDTDLPSTKFESNLKNLSEQPPVTSRKYFYRVENTVTPQADNPILCVKPVTRRIHGYARLFITQCFSRGCADRLQVFSTDFIDEDFVDACVAVTYSRIEGKP